In the genome of Sesamum indicum cultivar Zhongzhi No. 13 unplaced genomic scaffold, S_indicum_v1.0 scaffold00142, whole genome shotgun sequence, one region contains:
- the LOC105179324 gene encoding uncharacterized protein LOC105179324: MVIYGDRQQQYGGMFRFNNYLACSPEFIPSVRNIWQHNIVGTPMYAVACKLKALKPIFREQRRNKGDLSHNVQMEKGFLEAAQVLVSSRRRDELFIQLEHCCRLVLAKATKLEQIMLQQRAKMQWIKGGDQCSRVIFRKITQRRSSRRIFQINDDQGSTHTGPEEVINQFVTYYQNLLGGDRRRSIIDIRFLRPWARHILSNEESTALLLPFTPADVKQAVFDIAEDKAPGPDGYSSGFFKAAWPIVGQEVTSAVLDFFRTGRLLKR; this comes from the coding sequence ATGGTAATATATGGGGACCGACAACAgcaatatggaggtatgttccgattCAATAACTACCTCGCTTGTTCACCTGAGTTTATTCCTAGTGTGCGGAATatatggcaacataacattGTTGGTAcgcctatgtatgctgtgGCATGCAAACTCAAAGCATTGAAACCAATATTCCGAGAGCAAAGGAGAAATAAAGGGGATCTATCGCACAATGTTCAAATGGAGAAGGGGTTTCTTGAAGCAGCACAAGTTCTTGTTAGCTCAAGAAGACGAGATGAGCTATTCATACAACTAGAACACTGTTGTCGACTCGTACTGGCCAAAGCAACAAAACTGGAACAAATTATGCTACAACAACGAgcgaagatgcagtggatAAAGGGAGGTGATCAGTGCTCCCGAGTGATCTTTCGGAAGATTACCCAACGAAGATCATCAAGGAGGATCTTCCAGATCAACGATGACCAGGGATCCACTCACACAGGTCcagaagaagttattaatCAGTTTGTCACATATTATCAAAACCTGCTAGGGGGAGATAGACGACGATCAATTATTGACATTCgatttctcagaccgtgggctaggCACATTTTGAGTAATGAGGAATCTACCGCTTTACTGTTACCGTTCACACCAGCAGATGTCAAACAggcggtttttgacattgctgaggaCAAAGCCCCAGGCCCGGACGGAtactcatcgggcttcttcaaagcagcATGGCCTATTGTTGGACAGGAAGTGACTTCGGCAGTACTGGACTTCTTTCGTACAGGCCGACTTTTGAagagataa
- the LOC105179325 gene encoding uncharacterized protein LOC105179325, whose protein sequence is MAGNESVIITVVYGASEVIDRRNLWTALETLSQQCSDIPWMVGGDFNAVRDLNEVCGISGDIRMATEEFNAGILEAGLIPLPMQGEWFTWHNCSTSMRSLWKRLGRILINDRWLARFPSAYYHSLTPRTSDHSPLVLHGDIQQHNGGMFRFDNYLAHSPEFIHNVQNIWHHEIVGIPMYAVTRKLKALKPVFRLQRRNKGDLTMNVQLAKGFLDEAQQLRRVRRRILQINDENGFTHTDLGEIAHEFVSYYQNLLGGTRRRLSVDIRYLRPWARHCITDEEANQLLLPISADDVKQAMFDIADDKAPGPDGYSSRFFKAAWPVVGEEVTRAVLDFFSTGKLLKQVNSTILALIPKMGFADDLLLLCKADLDSIRVFKEGLDWFAEVSGLRLNVQKSHLIISRSAQNLKDQMLDFLGFQEGHLPMRTHGIIWVHLSSDSLKVPAILDLKNQQNSA, encoded by the exons ATGGCTGGCAATGAATCTGTTATTatcactgttgtttatgggGCATCTGAGGTGATTGATCGTCGGAATTTATGGACGGCACTGGAGACGCTATCTCAGCAATGCTCTGACATCCCGTGGATGGTGggaggggattttaatgcagtacgTGACCTTAACGAAGTATGTGGCATCtcaggagatataaggatggccaccGAAGAATTTAATGCTGGTATTCTGGAGGCGGGGCTGATCCCACTTcctatgcaaggtgaatggttcacgtggcataattgcagtacgTCTATgaggagtttatggaagcggcTGGGTCGGATTCTTATTAATGACCGCTGGCTGGCAAGGTTCCCGAGCGCCTATTATCACAGCCTTACTCCACGGACATCTGACCACTCTCCACTGGTCTTACATGGGGATATACAACAACATAATGGAGgcatgtttcgatttgataactatctggCCCATTCACCCGAGTTTATCCACAatgtgcagaatatttggcatcatgagatTGTGGGTAttcctatgtatgctgtgacacgtAAACTGAAGGCACTTAAACCAGTCTTTAGActacaaaggagaaataagggaGATCTGACGATGAATGTCCAACTAgccaaaggttttcttgatgaggcacaacagttG AGACGAGTAAGGAGGAGAATCTTACAGattaatgatgagaatggtttCACACACACGGATCTAGGGGAAATCgcccatgagtttgtctcatactatcagaacctATTAGGAGGCACCAGAAGACGGCTGTCAGTGGATATTCGTTATCTTAGACCGTGGGCAAGGCACTGTAtcactgatgaggaagctaatCAATTACTCCTTCCAATCTCggcggatgatgtgaagcaagcaatGTTCGATATTGCTGATGACAAGgcaccgggacctgatggcTACTCGTCAAGGTTTTTCAAGGCGGCTTGGCCTGTGGTTGGGGAAGAAGTTACGAGGGCGGTACTAGACTTCTTTTCTACCGGAAAACTTCTGAAGCAGGTCAACTCCACGATCTTGGCCctgatcccaaag atgggatttgcagacgacctcCTCTTACTGTGCAAAGCTGACTTAgactccatcagagtcttcaaagagggattggactggtttgcGGAGGTGTCGGGGCTTCGGCTGAATGTCCAAAAAAGtcacttaatcatttcacgttcggctcaaaatttgaaggaccAGATGCTGGATTTTTTGGGCTTTCAGGAGGGCcaccttccaatgag gacccatggcatcatTTGGGTCCACTTATCGAGCGATTCCCTCAAGGTCCCCgccatcttagacttgaagaatcagcaaaactcagctTAG